A stretch of DNA from Anopheles ziemanni chromosome 3, idAnoZiCoDA_A2_x.2, whole genome shotgun sequence:
TCTTATCCTTGTAGAAGTTCAACAGGTGATTCCAGAGCTCCTGTTTGGCGAGCACCTTCGGATTGCCCACAATGATAATGCCGTACTTGGCCCGCGTGAGGGCCACATTCAAACGGCGCGGATCGTTCAGGAAACCGATACCCTGATGCTCATTAGCACGCACACAagacatgatgatgatgtcttTCTCGCGTCCCTGAAACGCATCAACACTAGCAATCTCAATTTCTTGGTAAAGTTTTGAGTGTAGCGAACCTTGGTACTGCATGTATTGAACCAGATAGGCTCGTTGTCCCTCGTACGGCGTAATAATACCGATCTGGTCCGGTTTGATACCAGCCTTCAGAAAGcgggttgttattttttctacgTTTGACGCCTCCGTACGATTCAGGTAGGACGTTCCAGAGCCAGCTATTTCTTCCTGGCCCTGGGTAACCAGGAAAAACATCGGGCAATCCAAAGAAGGCCACGGGAAGTCAACCTTTAGTTTCCGCTCATCGGCACAGACGCCGTTCTGAAGGCTTCCCTCGTAGAAAAAGTTGGAAGGAAATTGCGATAACTCCGGATGCATGCGGTATTGCACCTCGAGTCGGAACGGACGGATACCCAGTGCTACGAGTCGCTCAAACAAACTCTGCGACAGCCCCGCCTTGGCCGCCTTTTTGCACATAACCACCGGACCCAACTGGCAATGGTCGCCGACCAGAATGAGCTGCTTCGCGCCCAATACCACCGGCACCATACATTCCGGTTCGGTCGATTGCATCGATTCGTCGATCAAGATGGAGTTGAACTTGATGCGCTGCAAACGAAGATCGCCGGCTCCGACGCAAGTGCAGCAAATAACGTCTGCCGCTTCCAGCAGTTCTCTCTCGGCCTGCTTTTTCAGCGACCGATAGCGCCGCTCGTCGGACAAGCTCAGTTCGCCCGTTTCATCCTTCAATTGTTGCAATTTCTTGAGCTCAGAATTTTGCGCCATGTTTCGAATTTGGTTGTGCAGAGCCAGGAAGCTGACAGGTGAGTCAATCGCTTCCCTCGAACGGGCACACACCCGTACGACCTTCAGGTTGGTACGGTGAATTTTTTCCGTCAACTGATCCACTGCGGTATTACTGGGAGCGCACACCAAAATTGGCCCACTATTCAACCGGGCAAGTTGGTACACGATCGTTGCCGAGGTGActgtttttcccgttcccggtgGTCCCTGAATCAGGCTCAGTGGACGTTGCAGAGCGTGACGAACGGCGTACACCTGCGACCTGTTCAAATCGGGCAAATTCGGAGCACTAAAGTGCTTCGGAAGGTTCATGCGGAACAGCACCTCTTCGGTGCCATCGGGACGCACGTTTCCTAGCAGCCGTGTGTAGATGTAGTTCGAGACACTTTTCGCGTCCATGGCAAATTTTCGCAATGCTTGCTGCATTCGCTCGAAAGACGTCCCCTTCCAGATGAAATCCACCGCAAAATTACTCGAACATTCGATCGGAGCCTGATGATTGTGCTTCAGCTCCAGGCCCACGTCATCGCCGTAGTTATCCGGAACCTTAATCACGTGTCCAACACAGCTCCATGGTTTATGCAACTCTCCCACATAGCGTAATTTCAACTCATCGCCGTGCATTAGCTTCATGTCGCCGTCATTCTTCGCCAAGGTGAAGTAGGCGATAGTTTTCTTGTTCAACCCGGTATCCCAACGGATCTCGATGTTCTCCTGGGTTTGACTTTCCTTCAGCTTTTCGTCATAATCTGCTTCCAGCTTCACGAGTGGCCCGAACGTATTTTGATATTGGTAGCCATCGGCATAACGCAGCTGTACCTGCTGTGGCTCTTTATCGATACCTGGCTTTTCCAGGTCCTGAAAGGTGGCATCcacattttccttccacaaCTCCTCCAGTTTATTAATCTGAGCCGCAGACACCTTGCGGGCGCGTAGTTGATCCTGTTCTGTAGGAATCTTTACCAACCAAAACAGGAAACAACGATCGGCGATCAGCGGCTTCCACTGCTCCTGGTCCCAGTTCATATCTTTGATGGAATTTTGTGCCGCACATGGTTGTCTGGGGGAATAGAGAAAAATTGACAAGCACATGAAAATAACGCACCTGGAATGTTTTAAGGCATTTTCTAGGATACACACCTGCACAATAGCACTACTACAGAATCGCTTTTGGCAGGGATGAATCCGAGCACAAACACATTCCGCACAGCGCACGAATAACACTCCAGAACCGTCTCACCAAGCGGCCCGTCAGCGTGCAATGTCACTTCCCGATGTTTCGCTCGAACCAAGTGGTTCACGATATGCGACCCGGATGTACTTCCGCGCCCATTACAAAACCACTTCTTGCAGATGTTACACATCACGACGGTGCTCGGCTCGCTGATGCCACAGTAGCGACACGCATGCGGCGGGAGATCCTTATTTTCGCCGGGATCAATTtcatcatcctcctcctcAAACTGCAGCTCGCCAATGGCCGACGTAATGCCAGACAGTTTCGTTGCATCCACTCCAATACGACGACCAAAACCATTCACCTGTAGGTTGAGGGAAAATATGAGTTTCATATATTCATTCGAGCAACAAAATGTCCAGCACCTACCTGACTACTACTACCCAAATGGTCAAGTTGCGATGCCTGAGTTTGACTTTGTGACGGTATAGTGAAATCGCGGAAGTCGTACTCCGTTCCTTGGGAGTCCGCCCCGACGAAGTAGTTTTCCTCCGTATCCACGAAGGTCAGCGATTGGGAACCCGCGGTTCCGTCGTAAGCATCAACACTCATTGTGCAGCTCTCCTCGTGGATTTCACTGGATTTCTTTAGTGTCGCACAGCTGGGGGTGAAAATCACAAATG
This window harbors:
- the LOC131288550 gene encoding regulator of nonsense transcripts 1 homolog yields the protein MSVDAYDGTAGSQSLTFVDTEENYFVGADSQGTEYDFRDFTIPSQSQTQASQLDHLGSSSQVVDATKLSGITSAIGELQFEEEDDEIDPGENKDLPPHACRYCGISEPSTVVMCNICKKWFCNGRGSTSGSHIVNHLVRAKHREVTLHADGPLGETVLECYSCAVRNVFVLGFIPAKSDSVVVLLCRQPCAAQNSIKDMNWDQEQWKPLIADRCFLFWLVKIPTEQDQLRARKVSAAQINKLEELWKENVDATFQDLEKPGIDKEPQQVQLRYADGYQYQNTFGPLVKLEADYDEKLKESQTQENIEIRWDTGLNKKTIAYFTLAKNDGDMKLMHGDELKLRYVGELHKPWSCVGHVIKVPDNYGDDVGLELKHNHQAPIECSSNFAVDFIWKGTSFERMQQALRKFAMDAKSVSNYIYTRLLGNVRPDGTEEVLFRMNLPKHFSAPNLPDLNRSQVYAVRHALQRPLSLIQGPPGTGKTVTSATIVYQLARLNSGPILVCAPSNTAVDQLTEKIHRTNLKVVRVCARSREAIDSPVSFLALHNQIRNMAQNSELKKLQQLKDETGELSLSDERRYRSLKKQAERELLEAADVICCTCVGAGDLRLQRIKFNSILIDESMQSTEPECMVPVVLGAKQLILVGDHCQLGPVVMCKKAAKAGLSQSLFERLVALGIRPFRLEVQYRMHPELSQFPSNFFYEGSLQNGVCADERKLKVDFPWPSLDCPMFFLVTQGQEEIAGSGTSYLNRTEASNVEKITTRFLKAGIKPDQIGIITPYEGQRAYLVQYMQYQGSLHSKLYQEIEIASVDAFQGREKDIIIMSCVRANEHQGIGFLNDPRRLNVALTRAKYGIIIVGNPKVLAKQELWNHLLNFYKDKKVLVEGSLNNLKESLIQFTKPKKIINTLNPGSHFMSNAMYDAKEVLGSGFFDRSNQPSTSYAHNPLLGYSTGSVGTYHHQGGFLDHPGHGSATTGATGSVNTPLDAFMRKMHDPIGYISPQRSHQAAGNMPVPVGMFINMSNVPPRFYQQQQQVAMQAAKQTRRPVVGKTAGQLLSATGNHVVASSTSSKSNRPRPIGPPSSSAGQAVRGGGGAGGTGSLTQGMSQNMSQPGFSLSQQPEFSQDYMGEYQSQMDNILSQDSHYNSQTGPADRLMFELPSNSQFSQPY